tggtgcagcTTCTTGACCCCCCcagccctgacccctgaccccagccagtcatactgtaccctgatctctgtgtgttggtgcagcTTCTTGACCCCCCCAGCCCTGACCCCTAGCCAGTCATACTGTACCCtgatctctgtgtgttggtgcagcTTCTTGACCAGAGAGAGCAGCCATATACAGGCAGCCTGTCTGACCCATAACCCCTGACCCCAGCCAGTCATACTGTACCCtgatctctgtgtgttggtgcagcTTCTTGACCAGAGAGAGCAGCCATATATAGGCAGCctgtctgacccctaacccctgacccccagCCAGTCATACTCTACCCtgatctctgtgtgttggtgcagcTTCTTGACCAGAGAGAGCAGCCATATACAGGCAGCctgtctgacccctaacccctgacccccagccagtcatactgtaccctgatctctgtgtgttggtgcagcTTCTTGACCCCCcagccctgacccctgaccccagccagtcatactgtaccctgatctctgtgtgttggtgcagcTTCTTGACCAGAGAGAGCAGCCATATACAGGCAGCCTGTCTGACGTGGGGGTTTTGACTTGGGATGTACTTGGCCAGGATGGAGTTCAGCACCCAAGGCACCACATCGTTACTCTGCACATCTGACCCGGGAGACAGAGGATTGGACAGTTACTACATACAAACCACCAATAGAAACGCATAAAGACAACACCCAGAGCTGTGTTTCACACCGCAGGGAAGATGGAACCACTGTCTTACTGTCTGGGGGACTGTATTGTTCCTCAGTACAGGTCCATGGGTCCCTGGCAGCTCCAGAACTGGTCCCTATCGCAGCACTGGTGATGGCTTCACCTACTGTAAACTGTAGTTCTACCTGTTtagcctgggagagagagagagagaaagagagagaggggagagaagagagagagagaggggggaaaacgAGAGTGAGGTGGaaagggggaagaggaaagggtTAAATTCTTGCTTCTCATCATGTCAGTTTTTCCTGCATGATAAACAATGTCTTATGAAGCTTCATGAAGGTCCTATGAAGCTTAATGTAGGTCTTATGAAGCTTTACAGGTGTATTATGAAGCTTAATTTAGGTCTTATGAAGCTTTACGAGTGTCTTATGAAGCTTCAAAAAGGTCTTATGAAGCTTTACGAAGGTCCTATGAAGCTTTACGAAGGTCCTATGAAGCTTTACGAAGGTCCTATGAAGCTTTACAAAGGTCCTATGAAGCTTTACGAAGGTCCTATGAAGCTTTACGAAGGTCCTATGAAGCTTTACAAAGGTCCTATGAAGCTTTACGAAGGTCCTATGAAGCTTTACGAAGGTCCTATGAAGCTTCATAAAGGTATT
The DNA window shown above is from Salvelinus fontinalis isolate EN_2023a unplaced genomic scaffold, ASM2944872v1 scaffold_0497, whole genome shotgun sequence and carries:
- the LOC129846354 gene encoding proteasome adapter and scaffold protein ECM29-like yields the protein MGVFMWSLSVQMKERAIQTLGYLPVGDGDFAHQKKLLQGLMDSVEAKQVELQFTVGEAITSAAIGTSSGAARDPWTCTEEQYSPPDNVQSNDVVPWVLNSILAKYIPSQNPHVRQAACIWLLSLVKKLHQHTEIRVQYDWLGSGVRAGGSRSCTNTQRSGYSMTGWGSGVRGQTGCLYMAALSGQEAAPTHRDQGRV